The Vibrio kanaloae genome has a window encoding:
- a CDS encoding GNAT family N-acetyltransferase yields MSLTVREVTIDDARGIIDVLNPIIIEARYTILDQTFSIDEERVFIESFPERGVFCVAVNEQNTQVLGFQNVEPFASYTKAFDHVGIIGTYVDANCRGQGVANQLFEYTIEAAKTKGYEKLFAYVRADNKRALAVYIKQGFEIVGTAKKHAKIGDQYFDEILIEKFL; encoded by the coding sequence ATGAGCTTAACCGTTAGAGAAGTTACAATCGATGATGCACGAGGCATTATCGATGTGTTGAACCCGATCATTATCGAAGCTCGTTATACGATCTTGGATCAGACTTTTTCTATTGATGAAGAAAGGGTATTTATCGAATCATTCCCTGAACGCGGTGTGTTCTGCGTTGCGGTTAACGAGCAAAATACACAAGTACTTGGTTTCCAAAACGTAGAGCCGTTTGCTTCTTACACTAAAGCATTTGATCATGTAGGCATTATTGGTACTTATGTCGATGCTAATTGCCGTGGCCAAGGTGTCGCCAATCAGTTGTTTGAGTACACAATCGAAGCGGCTAAAACCAAGGGCTATGAAAAATTATTCGCGTATGTACGAGCAGACAACAAGCGCGCACTAGCGGTCTATATCAAGCAAGGCTTTGAAATCGTCGGAACGGCTAAGAAGCACGCTAAGATTGGCGACCAATACTTTGATGAAATTCTTATTGAGAAGTTCTTATAG
- a CDS encoding HAD family hydrolase, with product MNKTTKQIELTKIVLFDWGNTLMVDFPGAHGKMCDWETVQMVEGAQEVLSELSKTHQLYVVTNAADSSEQDIIKAFERVGLTRYLSGYFCKATLGLSKYDSGFYPAIISKLGVKLKEITMVGDTLDKDISPAIEVGLQAIWLNSSGKKLSESSSSSVVQIQCLSELLEKPLSINLTAARLNKKRKLKQK from the coding sequence ATGAACAAGACAACAAAGCAAATCGAGCTAACGAAAATAGTGTTGTTCGACTGGGGTAATACGCTGATGGTCGATTTCCCAGGTGCACACGGGAAAATGTGTGATTGGGAGACAGTTCAAATGGTTGAGGGCGCTCAGGAAGTACTTTCTGAATTATCGAAAACCCACCAGCTTTATGTGGTGACTAACGCGGCAGACTCAAGCGAGCAAGACATTATCAAAGCTTTTGAACGAGTAGGGCTTACTCGGTATTTATCTGGCTATTTTTGCAAAGCTACCCTTGGCCTATCTAAATACGACTCGGGTTTTTATCCCGCCATCATTTCTAAACTCGGTGTAAAGCTAAAAGAAATCACGATGGTCGGAGACACCTTAGATAAAGATATCTCTCCTGCAATAGAGGTGGGGTTGCAAGCCATTTGGTTAAACTCCAGTGGCAAGAAGCTTAGCGAATCAAGCTCTTCAAGTGTCGTGCAGATTCAATGTTTGAGTGAGCTGTTGGAGAAGCCGTTGTCGATAAATCTAACTGCGGCCAGATTAAATAAAAAACGAAAACTAAAACAGAAATAA
- a CDS encoding NUDIX hydrolase produces the protein MNKVIDKLAWIFIKDGKLLMVRSKGKELFYLPGGKREAGESDEQALVREIKEEISVDLVPDSIKYVETFTGQADGKAEGVSVQLTCYLADYTGELSPDAEIEELKFVDSNDRAVCSLAALVALDWLEANQYLA, from the coding sequence ATGAATAAGGTAATTGATAAGCTGGCTTGGATATTCATCAAAGACGGCAAGTTGTTGATGGTGAGATCAAAAGGCAAAGAACTGTTCTACCTACCGGGTGGTAAGCGTGAAGCTGGCGAAAGTGACGAGCAAGCACTGGTTCGCGAAATCAAAGAAGAGATCTCAGTCGATTTAGTGCCAGATTCCATCAAATACGTTGAGACCTTTACAGGCCAAGCTGATGGCAAAGCGGAAGGCGTATCGGTGCAATTGACTTGTTATCTTGCTGATTATACTGGCGAACTGTCTCCAGATGCCGAAATCGAAGAGCTTAAGTTTGTGGATAGCAACGACAGAGCGGTATGTTCGTTGGCAGCACTGGTTGCGCTTGATTGGTTAGAAGCGAACCAGTATTTGGCTTAA
- a CDS encoding YkgJ family cysteine cluster protein → MKNCNQCGKCCIKYGDGDLAATQEEIDLWELFNPDIFEYVRGSEIWFDPESGERLTRCPFLELVPTKDTKAQAKYTCSIYLDRPEDCRHYPSLINEMVRDECEMIEVVDLQDTKKAQRKLDLLMKDSRPSSYS, encoded by the coding sequence ATGAAAAATTGTAATCAATGCGGGAAATGCTGTATCAAATACGGAGATGGTGACCTTGCCGCAACGCAAGAAGAGATTGATTTGTGGGAGTTGTTCAACCCAGACATCTTTGAGTATGTTCGTGGAAGCGAGATCTGGTTCGACCCTGAATCTGGTGAACGTTTAACTCGCTGCCCTTTTCTGGAGCTAGTTCCGACGAAAGACACCAAGGCTCAAGCCAAGTACACATGTAGCATTTACTTAGACCGACCAGAAGATTGCCGACACTACCCAAGCCTAATTAACGAGATGGTACGAGATGAGTGTGAAATGATTGAGGTGGTGGATTTACAAGACACGAAGAAAGCTCAAAGGAAACTCGACCTGTTGATGAAAGACAGCCGCCCTTCAAGCTATTCGTAA
- a CDS encoding pseudouridine synthase — translation MRLDKYLCKSTDLTKPEAIERIHNGEVYVNSETITNESAQVHESNTILLNGTPLKLREFRYFLMHKPAGTICSNIDEVYPSLFNYIEIDKASELHIAGRLDADTTGLVLITDDGRWSFNITLPTKSCKKVYRVTLSRDIKDDVADKFKAGIQLQGEQKPMRPAELEVITSKEVLLTITEGKFHQVKRMFAAVGNRVVGLHREQIGDVRLDVEAGQWRYLTKAEVDSFQQDSE, via the coding sequence ATGCGTCTTGATAAATACCTATGTAAAAGCACAGACCTAACCAAGCCTGAAGCGATTGAACGTATCCATAATGGCGAGGTGTACGTAAACAGTGAAACAATCACCAATGAATCTGCTCAGGTTCATGAAAGCAACACCATCTTGTTGAATGGCACGCCGCTTAAGTTACGGGAATTTCGATACTTTTTAATGCACAAACCTGCGGGCACTATCTGTTCCAATATCGACGAAGTTTATCCTTCACTGTTCAACTACATCGAGATAGACAAAGCATCAGAACTCCACATCGCAGGACGCTTAGATGCTGACACCACAGGCTTAGTCTTGATTACCGATGATGGGCGATGGTCATTCAACATCACGCTGCCAACCAAGTCATGTAAGAAAGTCTACCGTGTGACATTGTCACGAGATATCAAAGACGATGTCGCTGACAAGTTCAAAGCGGGCATTCAATTGCAAGGCGAGCAAAAACCGATGCGTCCGGCAGAGCTCGAAGTGATTACCAGTAAAGAAGTGCTGTTGACCATTACAGAAGGTAAGTTTCATCAAGTAAAACGAATGTTTGCTGCGGTCGGGAATCGAGTTGTTGGCCTACACCGTGAACAGATTGGTGATGTTCGTTTAGATGTTGAAGCAGGCCAGTGGCGTTATTTAACTAAAGCCGAAGTCGACTCATTTCAACAAGACTCTGAATAA
- a CDS encoding GFA family protein, producing the protein MKGKGKCLCGSVELEVEYASNELGACHCSMCRNWSGGPMLVIDCSDSVKISGESNVVRYKSSYWAERGFCGKCGTHLFYFLVPNNQYHLPVGLLMSGDDYKLTHQIFIDEKPDYYEFKNETHNMTGAEVFAHFESGE; encoded by the coding sequence ATGAAAGGTAAAGGGAAATGCCTATGTGGCTCGGTTGAGTTGGAAGTAGAGTACGCCAGTAATGAATTGGGGGCTTGTCATTGTAGTATGTGTAGAAATTGGTCTGGCGGTCCGATGTTAGTCATTGATTGCTCTGATTCCGTCAAAATATCAGGTGAATCAAATGTAGTGAGATATAAGTCATCATATTGGGCTGAGAGGGGGTTCTGCGGTAAATGTGGTACTCACTTGTTTTACTTTTTGGTGCCAAATAATCAGTATCACCTTCCTGTCGGTTTATTGATGTCTGGGGATGACTACAAATTAACTCATCAGATATTCATTGATGAAAAGCCCGATTACTACGAATTTAAAAATGAAACGCACAATATGACTGGCGCAGAAGTATTTGCCCACTTTGAAAGTGGAGAGTAA
- a CDS encoding MBL fold metallo-hydrolase: MKITTLVDNSRLDNRKDLAVERGLSLHIETEKLKILFDMGSGDTFCQNAPLLGVDIKDVDLAVISHRHHDHCNGTADFVAHNSKAKVFLKNCEQKSYHFRAFGFKSDVGINTDLLENSNERLVFVNRTTEIAPNVFAITDISAKHEQPKGNKYLYTQSENRRERDSFDHELLLVIKEPGGLVIFTGCAHSGVLNMVDTAVTLFPGERIKAVVGGFHLVGLPLFNSIGGTKQDIRELGLTLSQYPIDKLYTGHCTGKKAYGLLKEVLGERLEAIPTGKCINV, encoded by the coding sequence ATGAAAATAACGACACTGGTTGATAACTCTCGACTGGATAATCGAAAAGATTTAGCCGTTGAGCGCGGGCTATCACTGCATATTGAAACCGAGAAGCTAAAGATCTTATTCGATATGGGAAGTGGCGATACGTTTTGTCAAAATGCACCATTACTGGGTGTTGATATCAAGGATGTAGACCTCGCCGTCATATCACACAGACATCATGATCATTGTAATGGTACCGCTGATTTTGTTGCTCATAACTCTAAAGCCAAAGTGTTTCTGAAAAATTGCGAACAGAAAAGCTATCACTTCCGGGCTTTCGGTTTCAAAAGTGATGTCGGGATCAACACGGACTTGCTAGAAAACAGCAACGAGCGGTTAGTCTTCGTCAATCGTACGACTGAAATCGCTCCCAATGTCTTTGCTATTACTGATATTAGCGCGAAACACGAACAACCTAAGGGCAATAAATACCTTTATACACAGTCGGAAAATCGACGGGAGCGTGACTCATTTGATCATGAATTACTGTTAGTGATTAAAGAGCCGGGCGGTTTAGTTATATTTACCGGTTGTGCGCATAGTGGCGTTCTTAATATGGTCGATACAGCGGTTACTCTGTTCCCAGGAGAGAGAATAAAAGCGGTTGTCGGGGGCTTCCATCTAGTGGGGTTACCATTGTTTAATAGTATTGGTGGCACAAAGCAAGACATTAGAGAGCTTGGATTGACGTTGTCTCAATACCCCATTGATAAACTGTATACAGGGCACTGTACAGGCAAGAAAGCTTATGGCCTGTTGAAAGAAGTATTAGGCGAGCGTCTGGAAGCAATTCCAACAGGTAAGTGTATTAATGTATAG
- a CDS encoding nucleotide triphosphate diphosphatase NUDT15: protein MSQEVRVGVAAVILRKGRVLLGERIGSHGAYTWATPGGHLEWGESIEECAKREILEETGLVVSAFEKLSFTNDIFEKENKHYITLFVVASDATGEPQVTEPDKCKQWKWFKLDELPKPLFLPLTNLLNDPVILGKLA from the coding sequence GTGAGTCAGGAAGTAAGAGTAGGTGTAGCTGCGGTTATTCTGCGTAAAGGACGAGTACTGCTTGGAGAACGAATTGGTTCTCACGGAGCTTATACGTGGGCTACGCCGGGCGGACACCTTGAATGGGGCGAAAGCATTGAAGAGTGTGCCAAACGTGAAATACTCGAAGAGACTGGCTTGGTAGTTAGTGCATTTGAAAAGCTATCTTTTACCAATGATATTTTTGAGAAAGAGAACAAGCACTACATAACGTTGTTTGTTGTTGCTTCTGATGCTACCGGCGAACCACAAGTAACAGAGCCTGATAAATGTAAGCAATGGAAATGGTTTAAGTTAGATGAATTACCTAAGCCATTGTTTCTTCCTCTGACGAATTTGCTTAACGATCCGGTCATCCTTGGGAAGCTAGCTTAG
- a CDS encoding DUF2000 domain-containing protein encodes MSHLPEESQKRFIAVLSKKMDLGRTLNVLGHLSVGLSNQLVSDETCYVDYEDLDGNVHPNLSHYPFIVLKADNSNKLRKVREEAFSRGIKFTDFTSSMIEGGSVEQQQRTKETKEEDLEYLGVCLFGDTEILREFTKKFSLYK; translated from the coding sequence GTGAGCCATTTACCAGAAGAAAGCCAAAAACGATTCATAGCGGTTTTAAGCAAAAAGATGGATTTAGGAAGAACACTGAACGTGCTAGGGCACTTGAGCGTTGGCCTATCTAATCAATTAGTAAGTGACGAGACTTGCTACGTTGACTATGAAGACTTGGATGGCAATGTTCACCCAAACCTATCTCACTATCCTTTCATCGTGCTTAAAGCAGACAACTCAAATAAGCTTAGAAAAGTGCGCGAAGAAGCCTTCAGCCGCGGTATTAAATTTACTGACTTTACGAGCTCAATGATCGAAGGTGGTTCTGTTGAGCAGCAGCAACGAACCAAAGAAACCAAAGAAGAAGATCTTGAGTATCTAGGTGTATGCCTGTTTGGTGACACGGAAATCCTACGTGAGTTTACAAAGAAGTTTAGCTTGTATAAGTAA
- a CDS encoding GNAT family N-acetyltransferase: MITIERLEESHVALVQGIQLADEQVKFAGTAAEFLLDGSETTHLHVIKFDNDVVGFFKLDIAYAEHYEFCPEGSIGLRAFVLDKNQQGKGLGTGTVKALFPYLKANYSAYELIYLTVNCKNPAAFNCYKKGGFEDTNEQYLGGAAGPQFIMRGRIA; the protein is encoded by the coding sequence ATGATAACTATCGAAAGGCTTGAAGAGTCTCATGTGGCGTTAGTTCAGGGCATCCAATTAGCCGATGAACAGGTTAAGTTTGCAGGAACAGCTGCAGAGTTTTTATTAGACGGCAGTGAAACGACGCACTTGCACGTGATTAAGTTTGATAACGATGTGGTGGGTTTCTTTAAGCTTGATATCGCTTACGCAGAGCATTACGAATTCTGCCCTGAAGGAAGCATTGGCTTAAGAGCTTTTGTGCTTGATAAAAACCAGCAAGGTAAAGGTTTAGGAACTGGCACGGTCAAAGCTTTGTTTCCATATTTAAAAGCGAATTACTCAGCGTATGAGTTGATTTACTTAACCGTGAATTGCAAAAATCCCGCAGCATTCAACTGTTATAAGAAAGGCGGCTTCGAAGATACTAATGAACAGTATCTAGGTGGCGCAGCAGGCCCGCAATTTATTATGCGTGGGCGAATTGCTTAG
- a CDS encoding VOC family protein, with product MKQNIVHIALVVKDYDEALDFYVNKLKFDLIEDTYLPEEDKRWVVVAPPNSTGVSLLLARASKPEQLDFIGNQAGGRVFLFLNTDDFWRDYERMTSLGINFVREPKEQGYGTVAVFEDLYGNLWDLLQLNPEHPMANR from the coding sequence ATGAAACAGAATATTGTCCACATTGCACTAGTGGTAAAAGACTACGATGAAGCGCTTGATTTCTATGTAAATAAGCTTAAGTTTGATCTCATTGAAGACACGTATCTACCAGAAGAAGATAAGCGCTGGGTTGTTGTTGCTCCACCAAATTCAACCGGTGTGAGCCTGTTACTTGCTAGAGCTTCCAAGCCAGAGCAACTTGATTTCATCGGCAACCAAGCTGGTGGACGCGTATTCCTATTCTTAAACACCGATGACTTCTGGCGTGATTACGAACGCATGACATCTTTGGGCATTAACTTTGTCCGAGAGCCTAAAGAGCAAGGTTACGGTACCGTTGCTGTGTTTGAAGATCTTTACGGTAACTTGTGGGATCTGCTTCAGTTAAACCCTGAACACCCTATGGCTAACAGGTAG
- a CDS encoding GNAT family N-acetyltransferase, with the protein MEVTRHQPKYLTALQAIYLESRQNTFHWADTNAFKLSDFEFDTEGEEIWVAVSGNKVLGFASIWKPESFIHHLYVCPRTLRSGVGSALLNTCKQHYSDLTLKCLTANENAIGFYQSQGFVISSIKGEGLERYHLMTYQV; encoded by the coding sequence ATGGAAGTCACAAGGCATCAACCCAAGTATTTAACTGCCTTACAGGCGATCTATCTAGAATCAAGACAGAACACCTTTCATTGGGCTGATACCAACGCTTTTAAGTTATCCGATTTCGAATTCGATACAGAAGGTGAAGAAATATGGGTGGCTGTTTCTGGCAACAAGGTTTTAGGTTTTGCCTCTATTTGGAAACCTGAAAGTTTCATCCATCACCTCTATGTTTGCCCGCGAACGCTACGTTCTGGAGTCGGCTCTGCTTTACTAAATACCTGCAAACAACATTACTCTGATCTGACATTGAAGTGTCTGACTGCTAATGAAAACGCCATTGGCTTTTATCAGTCGCAAGGCTTTGTTATCTCATCCATAAAAGGAGAGGGATTAGAGCGTTATCATTTAATGACTTACCAAGTTTAG
- a CDS encoding DUF302 domain-containing protein, which yields MKKLLPLCAILLSASFSAAASDGLIKYQSNYSVKETADRFEEIAKSKGLTLFARIDHQKNASKADLELRPTEVIIFGNPKVGTPLMQCAQEVAIDLPQKVLVTEDSNKKVWLSYNDPNYLVERHAINGCDEVVKKVSGVLSKLSEATVAKKKAKAK from the coding sequence ATGAAAAAATTACTACCACTATGCGCCATTTTACTCTCGGCATCATTTTCAGCTGCGGCTTCTGATGGTTTGATTAAATACCAAAGTAATTACTCAGTGAAAGAGACTGCTGACCGCTTTGAAGAAATCGCCAAGAGCAAAGGTTTGACCTTGTTTGCGAGAATCGACCATCAGAAAAATGCGAGTAAGGCCGATCTTGAATTGAGACCAACGGAAGTCATCATCTTTGGTAACCCGAAAGTAGGGACACCATTAATGCAATGCGCTCAAGAAGTCGCGATAGATTTACCGCAGAAGGTGTTAGTCACTGAAGACTCTAACAAGAAAGTATGGTTGTCTTACAACGATCCTAATTACTTGGTAGAGCGTCACGCGATCAATGGATGTGACGAGGTAGTTAAGAAAGTATCGGGTGTACTAAGCAAGCTGTCGGAAGCGACAGTGGCGAAAAAGAAAGCGAAAGCTAAATAA
- a CDS encoding P-loop NTPase family protein: MKKIAVFGKPGSGKSTISKALALATGIELHQLDSIVYKANGEFVEREVFEQAHESILSSESWIIDGFGPLGSFNTRLEAADTLVYIDLPYPISYWFVTKRMLKGLFVKPEGWPDGSSVIKGTIQSYKTLKLCPKFWNDDFRAQLELRAKEKEVHIIRSVSELNNFVRQHVT, translated from the coding sequence ATGAAAAAGATCGCGGTTTTTGGCAAGCCTGGGAGTGGAAAGTCCACAATCAGCAAAGCGTTAGCACTCGCTACAGGCATAGAGCTTCACCAGTTGGACTCGATTGTTTATAAGGCCAACGGAGAGTTTGTTGAGCGTGAAGTGTTCGAGCAGGCTCATGAGAGCATACTTAGTTCAGAAAGCTGGATCATCGATGGATTTGGCCCATTAGGTTCATTCAACACACGTTTAGAAGCCGCTGATACCTTGGTTTATATCGACCTTCCTTATCCAATTAGCTACTGGTTCGTCACCAAGCGAATGCTCAAAGGGTTGTTCGTTAAACCTGAAGGCTGGCCTGATGGAAGTTCAGTTATAAAAGGTACGATACAAAGTTATAAGACACTAAAACTGTGTCCTAAATTTTGGAATGACGACTTTAGAGCGCAGTTAGAATTGCGCGCTAAAGAGAAAGAGGTTCACATAATCAGAAGCGTGAGTGAATTGAATAATTTTGTTCGTCAACATGTCACTTAA
- a CDS encoding PBPRA1643 family SWIM/SEC-C metal-binding motif protein produces MSKLFFKGRIETRQNHVLAGYNVNRDVKAGTEESPIVATVQTEARKAEVEALAAEQTIFVNVTVNAEKEENTLELDILLNKPKTMTFEKTPNRNDPCSCGSGNKYKKCCA; encoded by the coding sequence ATGTCGAAACTATTTTTCAAAGGCCGTATTGAAACAAGACAGAACCACGTTCTTGCTGGCTACAACGTAAACCGCGATGTAAAAGCGGGTACTGAAGAATCTCCAATCGTCGCAACGGTTCAAACTGAAGCACGTAAAGCAGAAGTTGAAGCGCTAGCAGCCGAACAAACTATCTTTGTTAACGTAACAGTAAACGCAGAGAAAGAAGAAAATACGCTTGAGCTTGATATTCTGCTAAACAAGCCAAAAACAATGACATTTGAAAAGACGCCTAACCGTAACGACCCATGTTCTTGCGGTAGCGGTAATAAATACAAGAAGTGTTGTGCATAA
- a CDS encoding SDR family oxidoreductase has protein sequence MKKVVIVTGGSRGIGAATSKLLASKGYAVCVNFIHNESRAEGLVNEIREQGGTAISVRADVSVESDVKSLFEIARNKLGSVTHLVNNAGILFTQSALVDIEFDRFEKVMKSNVSSCFLCSKAFIKQAPDGGSIVNVSSAASRTGAPFEYVDYAASKGAMDSLTKGLSLELASRNIRVNGVRPGCIYTEMHADGGEPGRVDRLASQLPLQRGGTPEEVANSIAWLLSDEASYVTGSFIDIAGGR, from the coding sequence TTGAAAAAGGTAGTTATTGTAACAGGCGGGAGCAGAGGTATTGGTGCTGCGACGTCTAAGTTGTTGGCCAGCAAGGGTTATGCCGTATGTGTTAACTTCATACACAATGAGTCGCGAGCTGAAGGTCTAGTGAACGAGATTCGCGAACAGGGCGGAACCGCGATTAGTGTACGTGCGGATGTCTCTGTTGAATCGGACGTGAAATCCTTATTTGAAATTGCTCGTAATAAATTAGGCTCAGTGACTCACTTGGTCAATAATGCCGGGATCTTGTTTACCCAATCTGCGTTGGTTGATATTGAATTTGACCGCTTTGAGAAAGTGATGAAATCGAATGTGTCCAGCTGTTTCTTGTGTAGCAAAGCTTTCATTAAACAAGCCCCAGATGGTGGTTCGATAGTCAACGTTTCTTCCGCGGCCTCTAGAACGGGCGCACCATTTGAATATGTGGATTATGCAGCATCGAAAGGCGCTATGGATTCGCTCACCAAAGGTTTATCGCTTGAATTGGCTTCCCGAAATATTCGAGTGAATGGCGTTAGACCGGGATGCATTTATACTGAAATGCACGCTGATGGTGGAGAGCCAGGGAGAGTGGATAGATTGGCATCACAGCTTCCACTTCAACGTGGTGGTACACCAGAAGAAGTCGCTAATTCGATAGCATGGTTATTGTCTGATGAAGCTTCTTATGTAACAGGCTCGTTTATAGATATTGCAGGTGGTCGATAG
- a CDS encoding Rho-binding antiterminator, whose protein sequence is MISCNDYDYIEIVCMHRYPIKLTLKSGEQIECVGLDTQRNDSREECIKVSIQGVEQLVVLTDLSTLEVCVDNPHFKQISFKTS, encoded by the coding sequence ATGATTAGTTGCAACGATTACGATTATATTGAGATTGTGTGTATGCACCGATACCCAATCAAGTTAACGCTGAAGTCTGGCGAACAGATTGAATGTGTTGGGTTAGATACCCAGCGCAATGACAGCCGTGAAGAGTGCATTAAAGTCAGTATTCAAGGTGTAGAACAACTTGTCGTACTCACAGACCTTTCCACACTAGAAGTTTGTGTCGACAACCCTCATTTTAAGCAGATTTCATTCAAAACGTCATAG
- a CDS encoding GyrI-like domain-containing protein encodes MKVEMIEAVKAYGFSVRTTNTDEMDPATAKIGQLWQGFFDQAFPKLTPDSKVYGVYTNYESDFTGEFDVIACTNALTDQNLDALVETEIEAGKYLTFSAEGELPQAVIDLWGEVWAYFNAADCPHVRTYTTDFEFYKGETEVEISIAIK; translated from the coding sequence ATGAAAGTAGAAATGATTGAAGCCGTGAAGGCGTATGGTTTTTCAGTAAGAACCACCAATACCGATGAGATGGACCCAGCAACAGCCAAGATAGGGCAATTGTGGCAGGGCTTTTTTGACCAAGCATTTCCGAAATTAACACCGGATTCAAAAGTGTATGGCGTTTACACTAACTACGAGTCTGACTTTACGGGCGAATTTGATGTTATCGCGTGTACTAATGCACTTACGGATCAGAATTTAGATGCGCTTGTAGAAACCGAAATAGAGGCGGGTAAGTACTTAACGTTTTCTGCTGAAGGTGAATTACCACAAGCTGTGATCGATCTATGGGGTGAAGTGTGGGCGTATTTCAACGCTGCTGACTGCCCACATGTGAGAACTTACACGACAGATTTCGAATTCTACAAAGGTGAAACTGAAGTCGAGATTTCGATAGCGATCAAGTGA
- a CDS encoding glutathione S-transferase, whose product MPNESDLPILYSLRRCPYAMRGRMGIALSQQKVLLREIVTKDKPSELLASSPKGTVPVLVLRNGQVIEQSLDVMNWALQQNDPQDLLRSSNPALSEQVQQLIKTSDEEFIGHLEKYRASVRYRNIDVEQRRQACETFISQLEARLTDQPYFFGETPSLADFAVMPFVSQFVRVEKKWFVKSEYQNVGRWLRSHLESKLYTQVMKQYPLWNETKQDCLFG is encoded by the coding sequence ATGCCGAACGAATCCGATCTACCTATCCTTTATTCTTTGCGTCGTTGCCCTTATGCAATGCGCGGACGAATGGGCATCGCACTATCACAGCAAAAAGTGTTACTTCGAGAAATCGTTACCAAAGACAAGCCTAGCGAACTATTGGCCAGTTCGCCAAAAGGAACAGTGCCTGTATTGGTGTTACGCAATGGTCAAGTCATTGAACAGAGCTTAGATGTGATGAACTGGGCACTTCAACAAAACGATCCTCAAGATCTTCTACGTTCAAGCAATCCAGCGCTTAGCGAACAAGTTCAACAGCTCATTAAAACCAGCGATGAAGAATTTATTGGTCACTTAGAAAAGTATCGTGCATCGGTTCGTTACCGAAACATCGATGTTGAACAACGCCGACAAGCCTGCGAAACCTTCATTAGTCAGTTAGAAGCGCGACTCACCGATCAGCCCTACTTTTTTGGAGAAACCCCAAGCTTGGCCGATTTTGCTGTGATGCCTTTTGTCAGTCAGTTTGTGCGAGTCGAAAAGAAGTGGTTTGTGAAATCGGAATACCAAAACGTAGGACGTTGGTTAAGATCGCATCTCGAAAGTAAGCTCTACACCCAAGTCATGAAGCAATACCCTTTGTGGAATGAAACCAAGCAAGATTGTCTTTTTGGATGA